One bacterium genomic region harbors:
- a CDS encoding HD domain-containing protein: MKDIPGEVVQVAQKLEEHGFSAYVVGGCVRDLLLGKEPQDWDVATSATPEEVQKIFPRTFYENRFFTVTVLQDSQDAKLSQIEVTTFRSEFEYEDRRRPSKVEPAKTIEEDLSRRDFTVNALALSVVEGMAGEIVDPFDGQKDLKKKTIRCVGNPKERFEEDALRLMRAVRFATTLGFVIEKETLEALESQAILLKDISKERIRDEFCKILMADKAAEGIERLRETKLLENIVPELLEGYGVGQNKHHIYTVWEHNVRALAYAAKQKWSLDVRLASLLHDVAKPRVKRGEGPDSTFYSHDVVGGRMAEEILTRLKFSRNTTDYIAMLVRYHLFYYNVGEVSESSVRRLLRKVGPEHMEDLLQVRMADRIGSGVPKAEPYKLRHLRYAIEKVSKDPLSPKMLALKGDDIMRLLGIAPGPKVGQILAVVLAEVLEDPAKNTRETLETRIQELGKLDDAALVLLAKDSEKVVEAVETKQDTMVKQKYWV, translated from the coding sequence ATGAAGGATATTCCGGGTGAAGTGGTCCAGGTGGCCCAGAAGCTGGAAGAGCACGGATTCTCCGCGTACGTGGTGGGCGGATGCGTGCGGGATTTGCTGCTGGGCAAGGAACCGCAAGACTGGGATGTCGCGACTTCTGCTACTCCAGAAGAGGTGCAGAAGATATTCCCTCGCACCTTTTACGAGAACAGGTTTTTTACGGTTACCGTGCTGCAGGATAGCCAGGATGCCAAACTCAGCCAGATCGAGGTCACTACGTTCCGGTCAGAGTTTGAGTATGAAGACCGGCGCAGGCCTTCAAAGGTAGAGCCCGCGAAAACCATTGAGGAGGACTTGAGCCGCAGGGACTTTACCGTAAACGCACTTGCCCTGAGCGTAGTCGAAGGGATGGCTGGTGAAATCGTTGATCCTTTCGACGGCCAGAAGGATTTGAAGAAGAAGACTATCCGCTGCGTCGGGAATCCCAAAGAACGCTTTGAGGAGGATGCTTTGCGTCTCATGCGAGCGGTGCGGTTTGCGACGACCCTTGGATTCGTCATAGAAAAAGAGACGCTTGAGGCGTTAGAGTCGCAAGCGATCCTTCTGAAAGATATCTCAAAAGAGCGTATTCGAGACGAATTCTGCAAGATCCTCATGGCGGACAAGGCGGCAGAGGGAATAGAGCGGCTGCGCGAGACAAAGCTGTTGGAAAACATTGTCCCCGAGCTTTTAGAAGGATATGGGGTCGGTCAGAACAAGCATCATATCTATACGGTATGGGAGCATAACGTGCGCGCTCTTGCGTATGCGGCAAAGCAGAAGTGGTCTTTGGATGTGCGTTTGGCCTCGTTGCTCCATGACGTTGCCAAGCCACGCGTCAAGCGTGGGGAAGGTCCTGACTCCACCTTTTACAGTCATGACGTGGTTGGAGGCCGCATGGCGGAGGAAATTCTTACCAGACTGAAATTCTCCAGAAACACGACGGATTACATCGCCATGCTCGTGCGTTACCATCTCTTCTACTACAACGTAGGCGAGGTTTCAGAGTCCTCGGTGCGGCGGTTGCTCCGCAAGGTAGGTCCAGAGCACATGGAGGACCTCCTGCAGGTGCGCATGGCAGACCGCATTGGCTCCGGAGTTCCCAAGGCAGAGCCCTACAAGTTGAGGCATTTGAGATATGCCATAGAGAAGGTTTCAAAGGACCCGCTGTCTCCCAAGATGCTTGCCTTGAAGGGCGACGACATTATGCGGCTTCTCGGCATCGCTCCAGGCCCCAAAGTGGGACAGATCCTTGCTGTCGTATTGGCCGAGGTTTTAGAGGACCCCGCAAAGAACACACGAGAGACCTTGGAAACGAGAATTCAGGAGCTCGGAAAGCTGGATGACGCTGCATTGGTTCTGCTGGCCAAGGATTCCGAGAAAGTCGTGGAAGCCGTAGAGACAAAACAGGATACCATGGTAAAACAGAAGTACTGGGTTTAA
- a CDS encoding adenosylhomocysteinase, translating into MNFIINQKIKEREEFFADNYIKNYADAKKISIVAVVHLIDTGIPYVNSLEKYFSLQYIIPKPSSIDKKLLDFYPKDKILNITRDELKNPENIIKHLADVPKDNKLLLLDIGGYFVHSINDLKKTFGDRFIGVIEDTENGHQKYLSLQNLDVPIVSVARSPLKNNEDHLVGQAVVFSVDLILREQGILLNNKRVGVLGFGKIGNGILSSLRDKGCAVSVYDRNPVTIILALSKGFAISDKLKILDESDIIFCSTGNLSLKNDEFKYLKNGAFVASVTSSDDELDLSWLKENYTKETISDYIDKYDKNGHYFYLLNDGNAINFIHGAVIGDFILLVQKEMIDTIIFMDINKLEKGVQDSYDLVRQRVAKSWLKYFLKIEV; encoded by the coding sequence ATGAATTTCATAATAAACCAAAAAATAAAGGAGAGAGAAGAATTTTTTGCAGATAACTATATTAAAAACTATGCTGATGCAAAAAAAATAAGTATTGTTGCCGTTGTTCATTTAATAGACACGGGAATTCCCTATGTTAACTCGTTAGAAAAGTATTTTTCTCTCCAATACATCATTCCAAAACCAAGTTCTATTGATAAAAAACTATTGGATTTCTATCCGAAAGATAAAATATTAAACATTACTAGAGATGAGCTTAAAAATCCAGAAAACATTATTAAACATCTTGCGGATGTCCCGAAAGATAATAAATTGTTATTGCTAGATATAGGTGGCTATTTTGTGCATTCAATTAATGATTTGAAGAAAACTTTTGGTGATAGATTTATTGGAGTTATTGAAGATACTGAGAACGGACATCAAAAGTATTTATCGCTACAGAATTTAGACGTTCCGATTGTCTCTGTGGCAAGAAGTCCTTTGAAAAACAATGAGGATCATTTAGTCGGACAGGCAGTTGTATTTTCAGTTGATTTAATCTTGAGAGAGCAGGGAATTCTTTTGAATAATAAAAGGGTTGGGGTTCTTGGATTTGGCAAAATAGGAAATGGAATTTTATCTTCTTTAAGAGACAAGGGATGTGCGGTTTCGGTTTATGATAGAAATCCGGTAACCATAATTTTGGCCCTTTCGAAGGGTTTTGCTATTTCCGACAAGTTAAAAATTTTGGATGAATCAGATATTATTTTTTGCTCAACCGGCAACTTATCACTAAAAAACGATGAGTTTAAATATCTTAAAAACGGCGCTTTTGTAGCCTCAGTGACATCTTCCGATGATGAACTTGACTTGTCTTGGCTAAAAGAAAACTACACAAAAGAAACCATCTCTGACTATATTGATAAATATGATAAAAACGGGCACTATTTTTATCTATTAAACGACGGAAATGCGATAAACTTTATACATGGAGCGGTTATTGGAGATTTCATTCTATTAGTCCAAAAAGAAATGATAGATACTATTATTTTTATGGATATTAATAAATTAGAAAAGGGGGTTCAAGATAGCTATGATTTGGTAAGGCAAAGGGTGGCCAAGTCGTGGCTAAAATATTTTTTAAAAATTGAGGTGTGA
- a CDS encoding NUDIX domain-containing protein, whose amino-acid sequence MEKGINEQLMNYLRIFPDEEELLSLLKKQVLENQDILNRKNFEGHITASGLVISSDKKVLVVFHNKLQKFLQPGGHIEKGDEDLMFSAMRELREETNLSNVELCNWCPENNSPIMIDTHKIPENKQKNEYEHYHHDFMFIFTIKKGADIILDTNEVSNFRWISIDEIIKTDSVIAKGLKKATMLNII is encoded by the coding sequence ATGGAAAAAGGCATAAACGAGCAACTAATGAATTATTTGCGAATATTCCCCGATGAGGAAGAACTACTTTCTTTATTAAAAAAGCAGGTCTTAGAAAATCAGGATATTTTAAACAGAAAGAACTTTGAAGGTCATATTACTGCTAGCGGATTGGTTATTTCTTCTGATAAAAAGGTTTTAGTTGTTTTTCATAACAAATTGCAGAAGTTTTTGCAGCCAGGAGGACATATTGAAAAAGGTGATGAAGATCTCATGTTCTCAGCGATGAGAGAGCTGAGAGAGGAAACAAATCTAAGTAATGTAGAACTATGCAATTGGTGCCCAGAGAACAATTCTCCAATAATGATTGATACGCATAAAATACCAGAAAATAAACAAAAGAATGAATATGAACATTATCATCATGATTTTATGTTCATTTTTACAATAAAAAAGGGTGCAGATATTATATTAGATACAAATGAAGTTTCGAATTTTCGTTGGATAAGTATTGATGAAATAATAAAGACCGATTCGGTTATTGCGAAAGGTCTTAAAAAAGCTACTATGTTGAATATTATTTGA
- a CDS encoding Glu/Leu/Phe/Val dehydrogenase: MDLQKPEYSLEVYDPKTGMRGFLVIDSTTLGPGKGGIRMTPDITEEEVARLARTMTFKNALADIPFGGAKGGIVWNGGSDELKKQYVQSYARAIKPFVPKKYIAGPDVNTGEREMQWFVEATGIWRSATGKPANLCMKLFGKPGEKCGIPHEFGSTGFGVAQAVAVAAELKGLDIQKTTVAIEGFGNVGSFAFKYLKEMGARIVAVADQDGTIYNKEGLQEDILLKLKGQKKSVKEYPGGKRLSHDAIFELPVDILIPASVTNVINEGNKKNIQANIIVEGANIPMTESVEAWLWNKGVLIVPDFVANAGGVISSYAEYRGYNPKRMFELVERKIKKTARMVLKEALRTKKNPRHIAMDLATKRLSRKRGNI; encoded by the coding sequence ATGGACTTACAAAAGCCCGAGTATTCGCTTGAGGTATATGACCCGAAAACAGGAATGCGGGGCTTTTTGGTTATTGACAGCACTACCCTGGGACCCGGCAAAGGAGGCATCCGCATGACTCCTGATATTACGGAGGAAGAGGTGGCAAGATTGGCAAGGACCATGACATTCAAGAATGCCTTGGCGGACATCCCCTTTGGAGGAGCAAAAGGGGGCATTGTATGGAACGGCGGATCTGACGAACTCAAGAAACAATACGTCCAGAGCTATGCCCGAGCCATCAAGCCATTCGTGCCAAAGAAGTATATAGCGGGCCCTGACGTGAATACCGGAGAGCGGGAAATGCAGTGGTTCGTGGAAGCCACCGGCATCTGGAGATCCGCCACGGGAAAACCGGCAAACCTCTGCATGAAACTCTTTGGCAAGCCGGGCGAGAAATGCGGCATCCCCCACGAGTTCGGGAGCACCGGATTTGGCGTAGCTCAAGCCGTAGCAGTGGCAGCTGAACTTAAAGGGTTGGATATACAAAAGACCACGGTTGCCATTGAAGGGTTCGGGAACGTCGGCAGTTTCGCATTCAAATATCTCAAAGAAATGGGGGCGCGCATTGTTGCCGTCGCCGACCAGGATGGAACCATATACAACAAAGAGGGATTGCAAGAAGACATCCTTTTGAAGCTCAAGGGCCAAAAGAAATCGGTGAAGGAGTACCCTGGCGGCAAGCGACTCAGCCATGACGCCATCTTTGAATTGCCAGTGGACATCCTCATTCCGGCTTCTGTCACCAACGTTATCAATGAGGGCAACAAGAAAAATATACAAGCAAACATCATTGTTGAGGGCGCCAACATTCCCATGACAGAATCCGTGGAAGCATGGCTCTGGAACAAAGGAGTTCTCATCGTCCCTGACTTCGTGGCAAACGCGGGCGGGGTCATCTCCTCATATGCCGAATACCGGGGCTACAACCCGAAACGCATGTTTGAGCTGGTGGAGAGGAAGATAAAGAAGACGGCGCGCATGGTGCTCAAAGAAGCGTTGAGGACAAAGAAGAACCCGCGGCACATCGCAATGGACCTCGCGACAAAGCGGCTGTCCCGCAAACGTGGTAATATATAG
- the rpsO gene encoding 30S ribosomal protein S15, whose protein sequence is MMPKKEKEKVLAEVRIHDKDTGSPEAQIGLLTAEIERLLSHLKKHKKDMHSKRGLLRMVARRRRLLSYLKEEDMKRYSAISKKLGLKQAKE, encoded by the coding sequence ATGATGCCCAAAAAAGAAAAGGAGAAGGTGTTAGCGGAGGTCCGCATCCACGACAAGGATACGGGGTCTCCCGAGGCCCAAATCGGCCTTCTGACGGCCGAAATAGAGCGGCTGCTTTCGCACCTCAAGAAACACAAGAAAGACATGCACTCAAAGCGTGGGCTCTTGCGCATGGTGGCCCGTCGCAGGCGGCTTCTCAGCTACCTCAAGGAGGAAGACATGAAGCGCTACTCGGCGATCTCAAAGAAACTCGGCCTGAAACAAGCCAAGGAATGA